In Juglans regia cultivar Chandler chromosome 13, Walnut 2.0, whole genome shotgun sequence, the following proteins share a genomic window:
- the LOC108984653 gene encoding uncharacterized protein LOC108984653 isoform X1, whose protein sequence is MESSSSSSYSKYSLSPWDYLTLFLLRPVLAIVFVLSLISIGWWLAWKLVLVHVPLVQEIFGLRKKPFKPKPPTRRLSKIYSSMNAQNSSSRW, encoded by the exons ATGGAGTCCTCCTCATCATcttcttattcaaaatattcACTCTCTCCTTGGGATTACCTCACGCTATTCCTTCTCCGCCCGGTCCTCGCAATCGTATTTGTGCTCTCCCTGATTTCTATCG GTTGGTGGTTGGCGTGGAAGCTAGTTCTGGTTCACGTTCCTCTGGTGCAAGAGATATTCGGCTTGCGAAAGAAACCCTTCAAGCCGAAACCCCCGACACGTAGGCTATCTAAGATTTACAGTAGCATGAATGCCCAGAATTCTTCTTCTCgatggtaa
- the LOC108984653 gene encoding uncharacterized protein LOC108984653 isoform X2, translating to MESSSSSSYSKYSLSPWDYLTLFLLRPVLAIVFVLSLISIGWWLAWKLVLVHVPLVQEIFGLRKKPFKPKPPTRRLSKIYSSMNAQNSSSR from the exons ATGGAGTCCTCCTCATCATcttcttattcaaaatattcACTCTCTCCTTGGGATTACCTCACGCTATTCCTTCTCCGCCCGGTCCTCGCAATCGTATTTGTGCTCTCCCTGATTTCTATCG GTTGGTGGTTGGCGTGGAAGCTAGTTCTGGTTCACGTTCCTCTGGTGCAAGAGATATTCGGCTTGCGAAAGAAACCCTTCAAGCCGAAACCCCCGACACGTAGGCTATCTAAGATTTACAGTAGCATGAATGCCCAGAATTCTTCTTCTCgatg